A part of Prolixibacteraceae bacterium genomic DNA contains:
- a CDS encoding DNA-binding protein yields MNMAEKMTFNELRRIKDSLPDGTMSRIASELGITTATVRNYFGGSNWKDGTSVGIHLERGPGGGVVMLDDTTILNRARNILDES; encoded by the coding sequence CTGAATATGGCAGAAAAAATGACTTTCAATGAGCTAAGAAGGATAAAAGACAGTCTACCAGATGGCACGATGTCTCGCATAGCGTCAGAGTTAGGTATTACGACAGCTACAGTACGAAATTACTTTGGTGGATCAAATTGGAAAGATGGTACCAGTGTTGGTATACATTTAGAGAGAGGCCCTGGTGGTGGAGTGGTCATGCTAGATGATACCACTATTCTAAACAGAGCAAGAAACATATTAGATGAATCGTAA
- the glmM gene encoding phosphoglucosamine mutase has protein sequence MTLIKSISGIRGTIGGQAGEGLSPLDVVKFTASYSTFMQSQAGDKKMTIVVGRDARISGEMVNSLVVGTLMGMGVDVVNIGLATTPTTELAVTAEKADGGIILTASHNPKQWNALKLLNADGEFLNDKAGKEILAIAENEAFTFAEVDDLGQVSEKDYTDYHVDHVLNLELVDVEAIKRANFKVAIDAVNSVGGIAIPKLLKAFGVEQIVEINCEATGHFAHVPEPLPENLVETSAIIKKEGVDVGFVVDPDVDRLAIINEDGSMFNEEYTLAAVADYVLSKTPGNTVSNLSSSRVLRDVTEKYGCSYTASAVGEVNVVAQMKATNAIIGGEGNGGVIYPASHSGRDALVGIGLFLTHLANKQMTCSALRATYPAYFISKNKIELTPEIDVDGLLVKMEEKYAHENVNNIDGVKIDFADRWVHLRKSNTEPIIRIYSEAPSIEEADALANQIISDIKGLI, from the coding sequence ATGACTCTTATTAAATCGATCTCTGGAATCCGTGGTACTATCGGAGGACAAGCAGGAGAGGGGTTAAGTCCTCTAGACGTAGTTAAATTTACTGCATCTTACAGCACTTTTATGCAATCGCAAGCAGGCGATAAGAAGATGACAATTGTAGTGGGACGTGATGCTCGTATCTCAGGAGAGATGGTCAACTCACTTGTAGTTGGTACATTGATGGGAATGGGTGTAGACGTAGTGAATATTGGTTTGGCGACAACACCTACAACAGAGCTTGCTGTAACTGCAGAGAAAGCTGATGGAGGTATTATTCTTACTGCTAGTCATAACCCAAAGCAGTGGAATGCATTGAAGCTATTGAATGCAGATGGAGAGTTCTTGAATGACAAGGCTGGAAAAGAGATTCTTGCTATTGCCGAAAATGAGGCTTTTACTTTTGCAGAGGTAGACGATCTAGGTCAAGTGTCAGAGAAAGATTATACGGATTACCATGTGGATCACGTATTGAATTTAGAGTTGGTTGATGTAGAGGCGATCAAGAGAGCAAACTTTAAAGTGGCTATCGATGCAGTGAACTCTGTAGGAGGTATTGCTATTCCTAAATTGTTGAAAGCATTCGGTGTGGAGCAGATTGTGGAGATCAACTGCGAAGCAACAGGTCATTTTGCTCATGTTCCAGAACCACTTCCTGAGAACTTGGTAGAGACTTCTGCTATTATTAAGAAAGAGGGTGTTGATGTTGGATTTGTTGTTGATCCAGACGTGGACCGTTTGGCTATTATCAATGAAGATGGTTCGATGTTTAACGAAGAGTATACTTTAGCAGCAGTGGCTGATTATGTTCTTTCTAAAACACCTGGTAACACGGTTTCTAACCTCTCTTCTTCTCGTGTATTGCGTGATGTAACTGAAAAGTACGGATGTAGCTACACTGCTTCAGCTGTAGGTGAGGTGAACGTAGTGGCACAGATGAAGGCTACCAATGCAATTATTGGTGGAGAAGGAAACGGAGGCGTTATCTATCCAGCGAGCCACTCTGGTCGTGATGCTTTGGTTGGTATTGGTCTTTTCTTGACACATCTAGCAAATAAGCAGATGACTTGTTCTGCATTGAGAGCGACATATCCAGCATACTTTATCTCTAAGAATAAGATTGAGTTGACTCCGGAAATTGATGTTGATGGTTTGTTGGTGAAGATGGAAGAGAAGTATGCTCACGAGAATGTGAATAATATCGATGGGGTTAAAATCGATTTTGCAGACCGTTGGGTACACTTAAGAAAGTCAAATACAGAGCCAATTATTCGTATCTATTCAGAAGCTCCTTCTATTGAGGAGGCAGATGCTTTGGCAAATCAGATTATTTCAGACATTAAAGGTTTGATCTAA
- a CDS encoding rRNA pseudouridine synthase, whose product MSNDGKVFKQKPKFSDMGKAPQKRIKKNTNVSKRNDDTMRLNRFIANAGICSRRDADTYIASGVVTVNGSPVTEMGFRVKPGDEVNFSGEKITAEQKRYILLNKPKGFVTTVDDPHADKTVMELVSSACKERLYPVGRLDKETTGLLLFTNDGDLTTRLTHPKYNRKKIYHVYCDKKVTKNHIRQILEGVNLEDGFVKADAVSYVDQDDTKQVGIEIHSGKNRIVRRIFGALGYKVMKLDRVYFCGLTKLNLPRGKWRHLTPDEISFLRMGNF is encoded by the coding sequence ATGTCTAACGACGGTAAAGTATTTAAGCAGAAGCCTAAATTCTCGGATATGGGCAAAGCTCCTCAAAAAAGAATCAAGAAGAATACCAATGTAAGCAAGCGCAATGACGACACAATGCGTCTGAATCGTTTCATTGCCAATGCAGGAATCTGTTCTCGTCGTGATGCGGATACATATATTGCTTCAGGAGTGGTTACTGTCAATGGAAGCCCCGTTACTGAAATGGGATTCCGTGTAAAGCCAGGAGATGAAGTAAACTTCTCAGGAGAGAAAATTACCGCAGAACAAAAGCGTTATATCCTACTGAACAAACCAAAAGGTTTTGTTACAACAGTAGACGATCCACACGCCGACAAAACTGTGATGGAGCTTGTATCATCAGCTTGTAAAGAGAGATTATATCCTGTAGGACGTCTTGACAAAGAGACAACAGGACTTCTTCTATTTACAAACGATGGTGACCTAACAACTCGTCTTACACACCCAAAATATAATCGTAAGAAGATCTATCATGTTTACTGTGATAAGAAAGTAACCAAAAATCATATCCGTCAGATCTTAGAAGGTGTTAACCTTGAAGATGGATTTGTAAAAGCAGATGCAGTAAGTTACGTAGATCAAGACGACACAAAACAAGTAGGTATAGAAATCCACTCTGGTAAAAACCGTATTGTACGTCGTATCTTTGGTGCGCTAGGGTACAAGGTGATGAAACTAGATAGAGTATATTTCTGTGGTTTGACAAAACTAAACTTACCTCGTGGTAAATGGAGACATCTAACACCAGATGAAATCTCATTCCTTCGAATGGGAAACTTTTAA
- a CDS encoding inorganic pyrophosphatase has translation MADRFADPIGRLMGLRYKSHPWHGVFIGKDVPEMVTCYIEVVSTDTVKYEVDKESGYLKIDRPQKYSNHVPALYGFVPQTYCGDSLGELCCRRTGREGIKGDGDPLDIIVLTEKEISHGDILVSAHPIGGFRMIDGNEADDKIIAVLKEDFIYGHMTDISEVPANIISRLKHYFLTYKDIPGEERNSEIAEIYGKEDAVEVIETSIKDYSNKFDNLGKLL, from the coding sequence ATGGCAGATAGATTTGCAGATCCCATAGGACGACTGATGGGATTGCGCTACAAGTCACATCCATGGCACGGTGTCTTCATTGGGAAAGATGTGCCGGAGATGGTTACTTGTTATATAGAAGTGGTAAGTACGGATACTGTCAAATATGAAGTAGACAAAGAGTCTGGATATTTGAAGATCGATAGACCACAAAAGTATTCCAATCACGTACCTGCACTATACGGTTTCGTACCACAAACTTATTGTGGCGATTCGTTGGGCGAATTATGTTGCCGAAGAACTGGCCGAGAAGGTATCAAAGGAGATGGTGATCCATTGGATATTATTGTACTGACAGAGAAAGAGATTTCTCACGGTGATATCTTAGTGAGTGCCCATCCGATTGGTGGATTTCGAATGATTGATGGCAATGAGGCGGATGATAAAATCATCGCGGTGTTGAAAGAGGATTTTATTTATGGACATATGACGGACATAAGCGAAGTTCCAGCCAATATCATTTCACGACTAAAGCACTACTTCTTGACTTACAAGGATATTCCTGGAGAAGAGCGCAACTCGGAAATTGCAGAGATCTATGGCAAAGAAGATGCCGTAGAAGTAATTGAAACATCCATAAAGGATTATTCAAACAAATTTGACAACCTAGGCAAACTGTTATAA
- the mdh gene encoding malate dehydrogenase: MKVTVVGAGNVGATCADVLAYREIVNEVVIVDIKEGVAEGKALDIWQKAPINTYDTRTVGSTNDYSKTKDSDVVVITSGLPRKPGMSRDDLIQTNAGIVKQVTESIIAQSPEAIIIIVSNPLDVMTYQAHITSKLPRTKVIGMAGILDTARYRAFLAEALNVSPKDIQAVLMGGHGDTMVPLPRYTTVGGIPVTELIEADKLEAIVDRTKKGGGELVKLMGTSAWYAPGSAAAQMVEAIVKDQRRVFPVCMQLQGEYGIDNCYLGVPVILGKNGVEKVIELQLNDDEMKLLKDSEGHVREVMAVLDRLNG, translated from the coding sequence ATGAAGGTAACAGTTGTTGGAGCGGGTAATGTTGGAGCAACATGCGCAGACGTACTAGCTTATCGCGAAATTGTTAACGAAGTGGTTATCGTTGACATCAAAGAAGGTGTAGCAGAAGGAAAAGCCCTTGATATTTGGCAGAAAGCGCCGATCAACACTTATGATACTCGTACAGTAGGTTCTACTAACGACTACTCTAAGACTAAAGATTCGGATGTTGTTGTTATCACATCAGGTTTGCCACGTAAACCAGGTATGAGTCGTGATGATTTGATTCAAACCAACGCAGGTATCGTAAAGCAAGTGACAGAGAGCATCATAGCTCAGTCGCCTGAAGCAATTATTATTATTGTTTCGAACCCTCTTGATGTAATGACTTATCAAGCACATATTACATCGAAACTACCTCGTACTAAAGTAATCGGAATGGCTGGTATTCTTGATACTGCTCGTTACCGTGCATTCTTGGCTGAAGCTTTAAATGTTTCACCAAAAGATATTCAGGCTGTATTGATGGGTGGTCATGGTGATACTATGGTACCACTTCCTCGTTACACTACTGTAGGAGGTATTCCAGTAACAGAGCTTATCGAAGCGGACAAGCTAGAAGCTATCGTTGACAGAACAAAAAAAGGTGGTGGAGAGTTAGTGAAACTAATGGGTACATCAGCATGGTATGCTCCAGGTTCAGCAGCGGCTCAGATGGTAGAAGCTATTGTTAAGGATCAAAGACGTGTTTTCCCAGTGTGTATGCAACTACAGGGAGAGTATGGCATTGATAACTGCTACTTAGGCGTTCCTGTAATTCTTGGCAAGAATGGTGTAGAGAAAGTTATCGAGCTTCAGTTGAACGATGATGAGATGAAATTATTGAAAGATTCTGAAGGTCATGTACGCGAAGTTATGGCAGTACTAGATCGTTTGAACGGATAA
- a CDS encoding retropepsin-like domain-containing protein: MIWRKKKTIIPIRIVELEDNGIHIVCQNTKEPDLWWIIDTGASSSVVDQSYAEKVEITYGNSLLVLKGLTEETMNSEHGYLKEIDLGNDTFYHVRVAVMMLDHIQQIYDENTDLKICGIIGCDFLTAQEAVIDLHKQNIIIKKHNVKH, from the coding sequence ATGATCTGGAGAAAAAAGAAGACCATCATTCCTATTCGTATAGTTGAATTGGAAGACAATGGCATTCATATTGTGTGTCAAAACACCAAAGAACCAGATCTTTGGTGGATAATCGACACAGGTGCGAGTTCGAGTGTTGTAGACCAAAGCTATGCAGAGAAGGTTGAAATAACATATGGTAACAGTTTACTCGTTCTGAAAGGTCTAACAGAGGAGACTATGAATTCAGAGCATGGTTATCTAAAAGAAATTGATCTAGGTAATGATACATTTTATCATGTCAGGGTCGCAGTGATGATGTTAGATCATATTCAACAGATATATGACGAAAATACGGATCTCAAGATATGTGGAATTATTGGATGTGATTTTCTAACGGCACAAGAAGCCGTGATAGATCTACATAAACAAAACATAATTATCAAGAAACATAACGTAAAACATTGA
- the secDF gene encoding protein translocase subunit SecDF produces the protein MQNKGAIKLFTILVALVCLYQLSFTFRAKQVENDARDYANGDVTKERFYLDSISGQPVYNLGFKNFTYKEVKEQEINLGLDLKGGMNVTLEVSVPEIVKSLSNNSSNKDFIAAMDKAVADQKDSQDDFVTLFGRAFNEVAPGKKLAPIFSTMELRDKVKFNDTNEQVIKVIDEETDNAISNSFNILRSRIDRFGVAQPNIQQLQTKGRILVELPGIKDPERVRKLLQGTAKLEFWETYANAEVAPILGQLNQRLYEYNEANAPKEEKEAKAEEKKETKEGDLVEALKNDSTQTDMEDMAKRAPLFRILNPMISQTGQAYPGPIVGMAHVRDTAQINKILAMPSIKSMIPTTMRLAWGAQPTEKGGSIYQMYALKVTNRDGSAALSGDVVIDARQEFGQNKATSEVSMAMNAEGAKAWSRLTRENINNSIAIVLDGYVQSAPNVQNAIEGGRSQITGNFSIEEAKDLANMLKSGKLPAPAHIVQEEMVGPTLGQESIQAGFYSFVIAFILILVYMIFFYSTGAGVVADIALITNLFFVVGILACFKAVLTLPGIAGIVLTIGMSVDANVLIYERIQEELRSGKGLRLAVTDGYKSALSAIIDGQITTLLTGIVLFYFGSGPIKGFATTLIIGIITSMWCGIFITRLIIERRLDKGKNITFVTSMTATWLTNVNIKFIEKRKVAYMVSGVLILASIVSLMTKGLNYSIDFQGGRTYVVRFDQPVKVEGVAKSLAKEFDGAPEVKTFGDDNQVRITTDYRIDEDGITVDEQIESKLYEGCKGFFAKAPTKDHFLKVDRVSSQKVGPTISDDIKKDALISIFFSLIIIFLYILIRFSEWQYGLGAVAALAHDSLIVLGFFSIFDGLLPFSLDIDQAFIAAILTVVGYSINDTVVVFDRLREYIGLHPKRNREEIIDSALSSTLRRTFSTSLSTFVVLLAIFLFGGTSIKGFTLALLIGVVVGTYSSIFIATPVAYDTRKKAMSSKK, from the coding sequence ATGCAGAACAAAGGAGCAATAAAGCTTTTTACAATTCTTGTGGCTTTAGTTTGTCTGTACCAGCTGAGCTTTACGTTCAGAGCTAAGCAGGTCGAGAATGACGCGAGAGACTATGCGAATGGGGATGTAACGAAAGAGAGATTCTATCTAGATTCGATCTCGGGACAGCCAGTATATAACTTAGGGTTCAAGAACTTCACTTACAAAGAGGTAAAAGAGCAAGAGATTAATCTTGGTCTTGACTTGAAAGGTGGAATGAATGTTACACTTGAGGTATCGGTACCTGAAATCGTAAAATCTTTATCTAACAATAGCAGCAACAAAGATTTCATTGCTGCCATGGATAAAGCCGTTGCAGATCAGAAAGATAGCCAAGACGACTTCGTTACACTTTTCGGAAGAGCTTTTAACGAAGTAGCGCCAGGGAAAAAATTGGCCCCTATCTTTAGCACAATGGAATTGCGTGATAAAGTGAAGTTTAATGACACCAATGAACAAGTTATTAAAGTTATTGATGAAGAGACAGATAATGCTATCTCTAACTCATTCAACATTCTACGTTCACGTATCGACCGTTTTGGTGTAGCACAGCCAAATATCCAACAACTACAAACTAAAGGTCGTATTCTTGTAGAGCTACCAGGTATCAAAGATCCTGAACGTGTTCGTAAACTTCTTCAAGGTACTGCTAAATTGGAGTTCTGGGAAACTTATGCTAATGCAGAAGTAGCACCTATCTTAGGTCAATTGAACCAACGTTTGTATGAGTACAACGAGGCGAATGCACCAAAAGAGGAAAAGGAAGCGAAAGCAGAAGAGAAGAAAGAGACAAAAGAGGGTGATCTTGTAGAAGCATTGAAAAATGACTCTACACAGACGGATATGGAAGACATGGCAAAACGTGCTCCACTTTTCCGTATTCTAAACCCAATGATTTCACAAACAGGACAGGCATATCCTGGTCCAATTGTAGGTATGGCTCACGTAAGAGACACTGCACAGATCAATAAGATCTTGGCAATGCCATCGATAAAGAGCATGATCCCAACAACGATGAGATTGGCTTGGGGAGCACAACCAACTGAAAAAGGTGGTAGTATTTACCAAATGTATGCATTGAAAGTGACTAACCGTGATGGTAGTGCAGCACTTTCAGGAGATGTTGTGATAGATGCTCGTCAAGAGTTTGGACAGAACAAAGCAACGAGTGAAGTATCCATGGCCATGAATGCAGAAGGTGCAAAAGCGTGGTCACGTCTAACTCGTGAAAATATAAACAATTCGATTGCAATTGTACTTGATGGATATGTACAGAGTGCACCAAACGTACAAAATGCAATTGAAGGTGGTCGTTCACAAATTACTGGAAACTTCTCTATTGAAGAGGCGAAGGATTTGGCGAACATGTTGAAATCAGGTAAACTTCCAGCTCCAGCGCATATTGTTCAAGAGGAGATGGTAGGTCCAACACTAGGTCAAGAGTCTATTCAAGCAGGTTTTTACTCGTTTGTGATTGCATTTATCTTGATCTTGGTTTACATGATCTTCTTCTATAGTACAGGAGCAGGGGTTGTTGCGGATATCGCATTGATCACAAACTTGTTCTTCGTAGTTGGAATTCTAGCTTGTTTCAAAGCAGTATTGACACTTCCTGGTATTGCCGGTATCGTACTTACGATTGGTATGTCAGTGGATGCCAACGTGCTTATCTATGAGCGCATACAAGAAGAGCTACGTAGTGGTAAAGGATTACGTTTGGCAGTAACAGATGGTTATAAGAGTGCATTGTCTGCGATTATCGATGGACAGATTACAACATTGCTAACTGGTATTGTATTATTCTATTTTGGATCAGGACCAATTAAAGGTTTTGCAACCACATTGATTATTGGTATTATCACTTCAATGTGGTGTGGTATCTTTATCACTCGCTTGATCATTGAGCGTCGCCTTGACAAAGGAAAGAATATTACTTTCGTAACGTCAATGACTGCAACGTGGTTAACAAATGTCAACATCAAGTTTATTGAGAAGAGAAAAGTAGCTTACATGGTGTCTGGAGTACTTATTCTAGCATCTATCGTTTCTCTAATGACAAAAGGTTTGAACTATAGTATTGACTTCCAAGGGGGACGTACTTATGTTGTTCGTTTTGATCAGCCAGTTAAAGTAGAAGGTGTTGCTAAATCTCTTGCAAAAGAGTTTGACGGTGCTCCTGAAGTAAAAACTTTCGGTGATGATAACCAAGTTCGTATTACTACAGACTACCGTATTGATGAAGATGGTATCACTGTTGATGAGCAGATCGAATCAAAACTATACGAAGGTTGTAAAGGATTCTTCGCAAAAGCTCCAACAAAAGATCACTTCTTAAAAGTGGATCGTGTTAGTTCACAAAAAGTTGGACCAACGATTTCTGATGATATCAAGAAAGATGCATTGATCTCTATCTTCTTCTCATTAATCATTATCTTCTTATATATCCTAATCCGATTCAGCGAGTGGCAATATGGACTAGGTGCAGTAGCTGCATTGGCCCATGACTCATTGATCGTACTTGGATTCTTCTCTATCTTTGATGGACTTCTACCATTCTCATTAGATATCGACCAAGCATTTATTGCTGCGATTCTAACAGTAGTAGGTTACTCTATTAATGATACAGTGGTTGTATTTGACCGTTTGCGTGAGTACATTGGACTACATCCAAAGAGAAATCGTGAAGAGATTATCGATTCAGCATTGAGTAGTACATTGCGTCGTACATTCAGTACTTCACTATCTACATTTGTTGTATTGCTAGCGATCTTCCTATTCGGAGGTACATCAATCAAAGGATTCACATTGGCACTATTAATTGGTGTGGTTGTGGGTACTTATTCTTCGATTTTCATTGCGACACCAGTTGCATATGATACTCGTAAAAAAGCGATGAGCTCAAAAAAATAA
- a CDS encoding twin-arginine translocase TatA/TatE family subunit, which yields MTTILFISGTELAVVFLIALLFFGADSIPGLARSAGKAMREFKKATNDIKKEFDEHTGDIQDEVKRTRNVLEEGGRDIEKEVRKSESEINDHLNTK from the coding sequence ATGACTACAATATTATTTATCAGTGGCACAGAGCTTGCGGTAGTATTTTTAATCGCATTGCTATTTTTTGGGGCAGACAGCATTCCTGGATTAGCACGATCGGCAGGAAAAGCAATGAGAGAGTTCAAGAAGGCAACGAACGATATAAAGAAAGAGTTTGATGAGCATACTGGAGATATCCAGGATGAGGTAAAACGAACTCGCAATGTACTTGAAGAGGGAGGACGAGATATTGAGAAGGAAGTACGAAAAAGTGAATCTGAAATTAATGATCATTTAAATACCAAATGA
- a CDS encoding calcium/sodium antiporter translates to MIDNPYLQLIIGMVILILSGDYLVKGGVELARKFRISTLVVGSTVVAMGTSAPELIVSLKSAMMGHTEMAIGNVVGSNISNIALVLGATAIIIAIPVKLDTLKVGWPTLLAATVVFLLLGRDMEISTLDGAILTAGMFGFIILSIVSSRKSKEATEFIEAKYPVWKSILIIVLSCLGLAYGSNHLIEGASTIAKGMGISERVISVTIIAIGTSLPELTASIMAALKGETDISVGNIIGSNIFNLLGVVGITSMIKPIHVALNKFHYDFMWMLGITILLVVFIYPVSQNRRYLKEGKYMMAATNLKGGILRRWEGIILITAYATYVFSIL, encoded by the coding sequence ATGATAGACAATCCTTATCTTCAATTGATCATCGGAATGGTGATTTTGATTCTCAGCGGCGACTATTTAGTTAAAGGTGGCGTTGAGTTGGCAAGAAAGTTTCGTATTTCAACCTTAGTGGTTGGATCTACGGTAGTAGCTATGGGGACCTCTGCTCCAGAGTTGATCGTAAGTTTGAAATCTGCAATGATGGGCCACACAGAGATGGCTATCGGTAATGTTGTGGGGTCAAACATCTCAAATATAGCACTGGTTCTTGGTGCAACAGCTATAATCATAGCTATACCTGTCAAGCTAGACACATTAAAAGTTGGATGGCCTACGCTTTTAGCTGCGACGGTAGTCTTTTTACTGTTAGGTAGAGACATGGAGATTTCGACCCTTGATGGAGCAATACTTACCGCAGGAATGTTTGGGTTTATTATCCTTTCAATTGTCTCATCACGTAAAAGTAAAGAGGCTACAGAGTTCATTGAGGCCAAATATCCAGTATGGAAATCTATATTAATTATCGTTCTTTCATGTTTAGGTTTGGCTTATGGTTCAAACCATCTGATTGAAGGAGCCAGTACGATTGCCAAAGGAATGGGGATCTCCGAAAGAGTTATTTCGGTAACGATCATAGCCATTGGAACGAGTCTTCCTGAGCTAACGGCATCTATCATGGCAGCCCTAAAAGGCGAGACAGATATTAGTGTCGGAAATATTATTGGATCGAATATATTCAATCTTCTCGGTGTGGTAGGTATCACATCAATGATCAAACCAATTCATGTTGCATTGAATAAGTTTCACTATGACTTCATGTGGATGTTAGGAATTACCATTTTATTGGTGGTGTTCATATATCCAGTAAGCCAAAACAGACGCTATCTGAAAGAGGGGAAATATATGATGGCTGCGACGAACCTTAAAGGAGGTATTCTTCGCCGCTGGGAAGGAATTATCCTAATTACAGCCTATGCTACTTATGTATTCTCTATCCTATAA
- a CDS encoding ABC transporter ATP-binding protein: MLKATNIHKSYDELHVLKGVSLEVAQGEVISIVGASGAGKTTLLQVLGTLTESDSGEIWMNGQDISKLSEKKLSQFRNKNIGFVFQFHHLLPEFTALENICIPGWIANRDAKEVEAHALELLELLSLKDRIHHKPNELSGGERQRVAVARALINNPSIILADEPSGSLDTNNKEELYELIYKLREKYNQTFVIVTHDKTFAQYTDRMLTIKDGIME; this comes from the coding sequence ATTCTAAAAGCAACAAACATTCATAAGTCTTATGATGAACTACATGTTCTCAAAGGGGTTTCATTAGAAGTCGCGCAAGGAGAAGTTATTTCAATCGTTGGGGCAAGTGGTGCAGGAAAAACGACGCTATTACAAGTTTTAGGAACATTGACCGAATCGGATAGCGGAGAGATATGGATGAATGGACAAGATATTTCTAAACTAAGCGAGAAGAAATTATCTCAATTTAGGAACAAAAATATTGGCTTTGTTTTTCAGTTCCATCATCTTCTTCCTGAATTTACTGCATTAGAGAATATATGTATACCTGGATGGATCGCCAACAGAGATGCCAAAGAGGTAGAAGCTCATGCTTTAGAGTTGCTTGAACTACTATCACTAAAAGATAGGATTCATCACAAGCCGAACGAGTTATCTGGAGGAGAGAGACAGCGTGTTGCCGTGGCACGTGCACTTATCAATAACCCTAGTATCATTCTAGCTGATGAACCTTCGGGTAGCCTTGATACAAATAACAAAGAGGAGTTGTATGAATTGATCTATAAACTTAGAGAGAAATACAACCAAACATTTGTTATTGTCACCCATGATAAGACATTTGCCCAATATACGGATCGCATGTTGACCATAAAAGATGGAATAATGGAGTAA
- a CDS encoding TIGR02757 family protein, whose translation MDKETLKDLLDHKYHQFNAPEFIETDPIQIPHMFSKKEDIEISGFIAATLAWGQRISIIRNSKKIMEQMDYAPYDFILNHSPKELDRFRDIKHRTFQFEDTCFFMASLQSIYRDHNGMEALFKDGLQETNDIKGAIGKFREAFLRGQQHRSQKHVANPYKGSAAKRINMFLRWMVREDGFGVDFGLWDLPSSSLCIPLDVHVGNVSRKLGLLDRKANDWKAVSELTNNLKKLDAEDPVKYDYALFGLGVFEKF comes from the coding sequence ATGGATAAAGAGACACTAAAAGATCTATTAGATCATAAATATCATCAATTTAATGCTCCGGAGTTTATTGAGACAGACCCCATTCAGATTCCTCATATGTTCTCTAAAAAAGAGGATATTGAGATTAGTGGGTTTATCGCTGCAACTTTAGCTTGGGGGCAACGTATTTCGATTATTCGAAATAGTAAAAAGATCATGGAGCAGATGGATTATGCACCATATGATTTTATTCTGAATCATAGCCCCAAAGAGTTAGATCGATTTAGAGACATTAAACATCGTACTTTCCAATTTGAAGACACATGCTTCTTTATGGCATCACTTCAATCTATCTACCGTGATCACAATGGCATGGAGGCACTGTTTAAGGATGGCCTGCAAGAGACCAATGATATTAAAGGTGCCATAGGCAAATTTAGAGAGGCATTTCTCCGAGGACAGCAACATAGAAGTCAGAAGCATGTTGCGAATCCATATAAAGGATCTGCAGCAAAGAGAATCAATATGTTCCTACGGTGGATGGTTCGTGAAGATGGCTTCGGTGTGGATTTTGGACTTTGGGATTTACCTAGCTCATCACTATGTATTCCATTGGATGTCCATGTTGGGAATGTAAGCCGGAAACTAGGATTGTTGGATAGAAAAGCCAACGATTGGAAGGCTGTTAGTGAGCTTACAAACAACCTTAAGAAATTAGATGCAGAAGATCCTGTAAAATATGATTATGCCCTATTCGGATTAGGGGTATTTGAGAAGTTTTAG